A genomic segment from Corylus avellana chromosome ca5, CavTom2PMs-1.0 encodes:
- the LOC132183317 gene encoding hypersensitive-induced response protein 4 yields MGNAFCIFCGCVDQASIGVVERWGRFEKLAEPGLHFFNPFAGECLAGVLSTRINSLDVRIETKTKDNVFVQLLCSIQYRIVKRNADDAFYELQNPKEQIQAYVFDVVRAIVPRMTLDELFEQKGEVAKSVLEELEKVMGAYGFSIEHILMVDIIPDPSVRKAMNEINAAQRLQLASVYKGEAEKVLQVKKAEGEAEAKYLGGVGVARQRQAITDGLRENILNFSHKVEGTSSKEVMDLIMITQYFDTIKDLGNSSKNTTVFIPHGPGHVRDIGDQIRNGMMEAASAQVKDE; encoded by the exons atgggAAACGCTTTCTGTATATTCTGTGGTTGCGTGGACCAGGCGAGCATAGGGGTGGTGGAGAGGTGGGGCCGCTTCGAGAAGTTGGCTGAGCCCGGACTCCACTTCTTCAACCCCTTCGCCGGCGAATGCCTCGCCGGTGTCCTATCCACAAGGATCAACTCCCTCGATGTCCGCATCGAGACCAAAACCAAG GACAATGTCTTTGTACAATTGCTTTGCTCTATTCAATACCGAATTGTCAAAAGAAATGCTGATGATGCATTCTATGAGTTGCAAAACCCCAAAGAGCAGATCCAGGCTTATGTGTTTGATG tgGTTCGAGCTATTGTTCCAAGAATGACGTTGGATGAACTCTTTGAACAAAAGGGTGAGGTTGCTAAATCTGTCCTGGAGGAACTTGAGAAG GTGATGGGAGCCTATGGATTTAGCATAGAGCACATATTAATGGTTGACATAATACCTGATCCCTCTGTACGCAAGGCAATGAATGAGATTAATGCAG CTCAGAGACTTCAGCTTGCTAGTGTGTACAAGGGAGAAGCAGAGAAGGTGCTTCAAGTGAAGAAAGCAGAAGGTGAAGCCGAAGCCAAATACCTAGGCGGGGTTGGTGTGGCCAGGCAGAGGCAGGCAATCACAGATGGGTTGAGAGAGAACATCTTGAACTTCTCCCACAAGGTGGAGGGCACCTCATCAAAGGAAGTGATGGATCTGATCATGATCACTCAATACTTCGACACGATTAAAGACCTAGGCAACTCTTCCAAGAACACTACTGTGTTTATTCCTCATGGCCCTGGTCATGTTAGGGACATCGGTGATCAGATACGCAACGGTATGATGGAGGCAGCCAGTGCTCAGGTAAAGGACGAATAA
- the LOC132181994 gene encoding small ribosomal subunit protein uS15-like: IGLLGFKVEENICKFAKKGLTPSQIGVILRDSHGIAQVRSINGSKILRILKAHGLAPEIPEDLYHLIKKAVSIRKHLERNRKDKDSKFRLILVESRIHRLARYYKKTKKLPPVWKYESTTASTLVA, encoded by the exons ATTGGGCTGTTGGGTTTTAAGGTTGAGGAAAACATTTGCAAGTTTGCGAAGAAAGGTCTGACGCCGTCGCAGATCGGTGTGATTCTTCGTGACTCGCATGGTATTGCTCAAGTGAGGAGTATCAACGGAAGCAAGATCCTTCGCATTCTCAAAGCTCAcg GCCTTGCACCTGAAATTCCGGAGGATCTGTACCATCTTATCAAGAAGGCAGTGTCTATCCGGAAGCATCTTGAGAGGAACAGGAAGGATAAGGATTCGAAGTTCAGGTTGATTCTGGTTGAGAGCAGGATTCACAGGCTTGCTCGctactacaaaaaaacaaagaagcttCCTCCTGTCTGGAAATA CGAGTCAACCACTGCTAGCACCCTTGTTGCTTAA
- the LOC132183087 gene encoding uncharacterized protein LOC132183087: MACWSAENATKAYLKTLKMGQKAREPDVAEFISALAAGSNAQLIVVACAGAADSTTLALAAAAYQTGGRVVCILRGLEELRLSEEVLGAVDASNVEFVTGEARKLVLTQYREADFVLIDCNLENHEGIFKAVQAVRKQSGVVVVGYNAFSKESWWCSGGRTQWLPIGEGLLVTRIARTAEIGGSGCGIGKSHWVVKVDKFTGEEHVFRVRFPQGKQIEA, from the exons ATGGCTTGCTGGTCTGCTGAGAATGCCACAAAAGCCTACCTCAAAACTCTGAAAATG GGGCAAAAGGCGAGAGAACCAGACGTAGCAGAGTTTATTTCAGCGCTCGCCGCCGGCAGCAATGCGCAGTTAATCGTCGTGGCATGTGCCGGAGCTGCGGACTCCACAACGCTGGCCTTAGCCGCCGCAGCTTACCAAACCGGCGGCCGTGTAGTTTGCATCCTTCGTGGGCTTGAAGAGCTGCGTCTGTCGGAGGAAGTTCTAGGCGCCGTCGATGCATCCAACGTTGAATTTGTTACGGGGGAAGCTCGAAAGCTGGTATTAACCCAATACAGGGAAGCGGATTTCGTGCTTATTGACTGTAATCTTGAGAATCACGAAGGAATTTTTAAGGCCGTGCAAGCGGTGAGGAAGCAAAGCGGCGTCGTTGTTGTCGGGTACAATGCGTTCTCCAAGGAGTCGTGGTGGTGCAGTGGGGGAAGAACCCAGTGGCTGCCGATCGGAGAAGGGTTGCTTGTGACTAGAATTGCTCGGACTGCCGAAATTGGCGGCTCCGGCTGTGGAATTGGGAAGAGTCACTGGGTTGTCAAGGTGGATAAGTTCACAGGAGAAGAGCATGTGTTCAGAGTCAGATTTCCTCAAGGAAAGCAGATTGAAGCTTAA
- the LOC132180861 gene encoding LRR receptor-like serine/threonine-protein kinase GSO1, which yields MSFPAFLFSFLFLLTSPTWVCGNPELRALMEVKAALDPRNQYLSSWTINGDPCGGSFEGVACNERGQVANISLQGKGLSGTLSPAISGLTHLTGLYLHYNSLYGEIPKQIANLIELSDLYLNVNNLSGEIPPQIGNMAGLQVLQLCYNQLTGSIPTQLGSLKKLSVLALQSNQLTGAIPASLGDLGTLSRLDLSFNHLFGSVPSKLADAPLLEALDLRNNTLSGSVPAALKRLNEGFLYENNLGLCGVGFLSLKACNASSHVNSGRPEPFGPGATNQPTRDIPETADVQLPCNQTRCSNLSKSPRASVAVGVVVVSIALSAIGILTFAHYRRRKQKLATAFDMSASRLSNDQAKGVYRKNGSPLISLEYSSGWDPLADGRNFSGFEQEVFQSFRFNLEEVESATQYFSEVNLLGKSNFSATYKGILRDGSVVAIKSISKSSCKSEEAEFLKGLYILASYRHENLVRLRGFCCSRGRGECFLVYDFVPNGNLLHYLDTKDGDSHVLEWSTRVSIVKGIAKGIAYLHSSKVNKPALVHQNISAEKVLVDRRFNPFLSDSGLHKLLTDDVVFSALKASAAMGYLAPEYTSTGKFTEKSDVYAFGVLVFQVLSGKRKVTSSVRLSAESCRVEDFIDPNLHGRFFEYEATKLARIALLCTHESPAERPSMEAVVQELGNCSSCL from the exons ATGAGTTTCCCtgcatttcttttctctttcctatttttGCTCACAAGTCCAACATGGGTCTGTGGAAACCCAGAGCTTAGAGCACTCATGGAAGTGAAAGCAGCTTTGGACCCACGGAACCAGTACCTCTCTTCGTGGACCATCAATGGCGACCCATGTGGCGGTTCTTTCGAAGGCGTGGCTTGCAATGAGAGAGGTCAAGTTGCCAACATCTCGTTGCAGGGAAAGGGGCTCTCAGGCACCCTCTCTCCCGCCATCTCTGGCCTTACGCACTTGACAGGGCTCTACTTGCATTATAACTCTCTGTACGGAGAGATACCCAAGCAAATAGCTAATTTGATTGAGCTGAGTGATTTGTATCTGAATGTCAATAATCTCTCTGGAGAGATTCCTCCTCAAATCGGAAACATGGCTGGTTTGCAAG TATTGCAACTTTGTTATAACCAGCTGACCGGAAGCATACCTACACAGCTGGGTTCACTGAAGAAGCTTAGTGTTCTTGCTCTGCAATCTAACCAATTAACTGGAGCAATCCCTGCAAGTTTAGGGGATTTAGGAACTTTATCGAGGCTAGATTTGAGCTTCAATCACCTCTTTGGTTCAGTTCCCTCAAAGTTGGCTGACGCCCCTTTGCTAGAAGCTCTAGACCTTCGAAACAATACTCTCTCAGGAAGTGTACCTGCTG CTTTGAAGAGACTGAATGAAGGATTCTTATATGAAAACAACCTGGGTTTATGTGGTGTTGGCTTTTTATCTTTGAAAGCTTGCAATGCTTCGAGTCATGTCAATTCGGGTCGCCCTGAACCCTTTGGACCCGGTGCAACCAATCAGCCGACAAGAGACATACCTGAGACAGCAGATGTGCAGTTACCTTGCAATCAAACCCGGTGCTCGAATTTGTCAAAATCCCCACGGGCTTCTGTTGCTGTTGGTGTAGTTGTGGTATCAATTGCATTATCAGCTATCGGAATTCTGACGTTCGCTCATTATCGCCGCCGGAAACAGAAGCTGGCTACGGCATTTGATATGTCTGCTAGTCGTCTTAGTAATGATCAGGCCAAGGGGGTTTACAGGAAGAATGGCTCTCCTCTCATTAGCCTTGAGTACTCCAGTGGGTGGGACCCTTTAGCTGATGGGCGGAATTTCAGTGGGTTTGAGCAAGAAGTCTTCCAGAGCTTCAGGTTCAATTTGGAAGAGGTGGAGTCAGCTACTCAGTACTTTTCTGAGGTGAATTTGTTGGGTAAGAGTAACTTCTCTGCAACTTACAAAGGAATTTTAAGAGACGGGTCTGTTGTTGCTATTAAGAGCATCAGCAAAAGTAGCTGCAAGTCAGAGGAAGCCGAGTTTTTGAAGGGATTATACATTTTGGCCTCATACAGGCATGAGAATTTGGTGAGGTTGAGAGGATTTTGTTGTTCAAGGGGCCGCGGTGAGTGCTTTCTCGTCTATGATTTTGTTCCTAATGGGAATTTGCTGCACTATCTTGACACAAAGGATGGTGATAGCCATGTCCTTGAATGGTCGACTAGAGTTTCTATTGTGAAGGGCATTGCCAAAG GTATAGCATATTTACATAGTTCCAAGGTGAACAAACCAGCTCTTGTTCACCAAAACATTTCAGCTGAGAAGGTGCTCGTCGACCGACGATTCAACCCGTTTCTCTCAGATTCTGGTCTGCACAAGCTTCTCACCGATGACGTTGTCTTCTCGGCGCTCAAGGCGAGTGCTGCAATGGGTTATCTAGCTCCTGAGTACACCAGTACCGGTAAATTCACAGAGAAAAGTGATGTATATGCATTCGGGGTGCTTGTTTTCCAAGTCCTCTCAGGAAAGCGGAAAGTCACTAGCTCGGTGCGTCTAAGTGCCGAGTCATGCAGAGTTGAAGATTTCATTGATCCAAATCTTCATGGCAGGTTCTTTGAATATGAAGCAACTAAGCTTGCAAGAATCGCTTTGCTTTGCACGCACGAGTCTCCAGCTGAGAGGCCGTCCATGGAAGCTGTTGTTCAAGAATTAGGTAACTGTAGCAGTTGTCTCTGA